One genomic region from Leptospiraceae bacterium encodes:
- a CDS encoding response regulator yields the protein MDEINRIESSFPVVAIGASAGGLKALEEFFQFMPEDSGAAFVVIQHLSPDFKSLMKELLERKTGMNVKRIQNGMSLNPNTIYLITPRNNLIIENHFLKLIEQEEPHRQHPNFPIDLFFQSLAIDFRDNAVGIILSGTGSDGTRGIQAISETGGLTFVQSPVTAEFDGMPQSAITSGYADHVLSPSQIAGTLYKILKEGRDLHLPKDGSFVDISSSDLKKVISIINVSENFDFSNYKPSTLIRRISRRISLSACERIQDYMNLLISTEEERIRLREDLMIGVTRFFRDPESWEILETKIIPDTINTIKEGEQLRVWIPACSTGEEAYSMAMLIDECLSKMNKSIIVKIFATDIDNAALGKAAEGIYSPGSITNISPHRLEKYFLLRSGNYHVSRKLREMIIFAPHNLAKNAGFSRVHLVSCRNVLIYMLPTLQQRVLRMLHFSLEVNGVLFLGSAEAPGDLSDEFFVIDEKNKLYRKKRDIRFVPLGHSYDYSIPSVHHKAKVQDNTRKELYLNTAFSLYMKSEGNSAFFVNRNNEIIHILADELKLLKLLEGELTRHINHILLLDLNVPVNTAIHRARRERHNVQYSGITINVNDLTQNLNIQVMFHDQIGGEDVLLVIIQVSKLQNNSLDNPKIYDLDDNIRQRITELEFELQQTRENLQTTIEELETTNEEQQATNEELLASNEELQSTNEELHSVNEELYTVNTEYQIKIKQLTELTNDIENLLRSTNIGVVFLDRELKIRKFTPAASIAINLLESDIKRPLKHITHNLDCPDLIPILKLALDTEKAIEKEVQLINNNDIFLMRVNPYKREDGICTGLVISFININEIKKVEEQLQRRTRELETFYSTAPLGLALFDMDKRFIRMNNLFNKVNNTSSFQYLGKTPRELFGEIGKEIENLLESVKMLNKPVFNKEIQYFDKDTNILITWLCNCYPADLADGYKVIGFTTTDITELKNTQVALYNSELRFRHVVENIREVLFVISRDGQMIYINSLYEEIWGKSRESVYKEPDSWFEAIDGEDRVRIKNSLYFHLKNGKEVDEIFKIRDGKDNQRWIQMRTYPVKEGDEFLYFVGIAEDITSRKNYETELKEAKELALSSSRAKTEFLANMSHEIRTPMNAILGYSDILYSQIHEVEYKEYLESIKSSGNILLGLINDILDITKIETDKMEIHKEPVNIYKIINEMKNLFHGKLQEKDLKFYINTPEEGYLIFIMDELRMRQIFLNLIGNAIKFTDAGSIEVSLTVLNVDLAYDGKTIADIDIQIKDTGIGIPKEEQNSIFDIFKQHPSLDRKKYGGTGLGLSIVKKLIEKMNGEMSVESEEGKGSKFILHFKAVEVASLSKDEKKTSKNLNQDFLIGKSILVVDDVTSNRDVIRVYFRKKDIKILESSNGINALEVLQQEKVDLILMDLRMPVMDGYETMKHIRNSEIWKNIPVIALTASVFGRAGEDELMKYGFKSVLQKPVIFEELLEQMRELFAGL from the coding sequence ATGGATGAAATAAATAGAATAGAATCTAGTTTTCCTGTAGTAGCTATAGGAGCTTCTGCCGGTGGTCTTAAAGCTTTAGAAGAGTTTTTTCAGTTTATGCCGGAGGACAGTGGAGCTGCTTTCGTGGTAATTCAGCATCTTTCACCGGATTTTAAAAGTTTAATGAAAGAATTGTTGGAAAGAAAAACCGGTATGAATGTAAAACGAATTCAAAACGGGATGAGTTTGAATCCTAATACAATTTATTTGATTACTCCCAGGAATAATTTAATCATAGAGAATCATTTTTTAAAACTTATAGAACAGGAAGAGCCACATCGACAGCATCCAAATTTTCCTATCGATTTATTTTTTCAATCCTTAGCTATTGATTTCAGGGATAATGCGGTTGGTATTATTCTTTCCGGTACGGGTTCTGATGGAACAAGGGGAATTCAGGCTATCAGTGAAACGGGTGGACTTACTTTTGTGCAATCACCCGTAACCGCAGAATTTGATGGAATGCCCCAAAGTGCAATTACTTCCGGATATGCAGACCATGTTTTGTCTCCTTCTCAAATAGCAGGCACCTTATATAAAATTTTAAAGGAAGGTCGAGACCTTCATCTTCCGAAGGATGGAAGTTTTGTCGATATATCTTCTTCTGATTTAAAGAAGGTTATTAGCATTATTAATGTTTCTGAAAACTTTGATTTTTCAAATTATAAACCCAGTACTCTGATAAGAAGAATTTCCAGGAGAATTTCTTTAAGTGCTTGTGAGCGTATTCAAGATTATATGAATCTATTGATTTCTACAGAAGAAGAAAGAATTCGTCTCAGGGAAGATTTAATGATTGGCGTAACTCGTTTCTTTCGAGATCCGGAATCCTGGGAAATTTTAGAAACAAAAATTATTCCTGACACCATCAATACAATAAAGGAAGGGGAGCAGTTGCGTGTTTGGATTCCGGCCTGTTCAACAGGAGAAGAAGCTTATTCTATGGCAATGTTGATTGATGAATGCCTGAGCAAGATGAATAAGTCTATTATTGTAAAAATATTTGCGACAGATATTGATAATGCTGCATTGGGTAAAGCAGCAGAAGGAATTTATTCCCCCGGTTCTATTACTAATATAAGTCCCCATCGCTTAGAAAAATATTTTTTACTTCGATCGGGAAACTATCATGTTTCCAGAAAGCTTCGTGAAATGATAATTTTTGCTCCTCATAACCTGGCTAAAAACGCAGGCTTTTCCAGAGTACATCTTGTGAGTTGTAGAAATGTCTTAATTTATATGTTACCAACCCTTCAGCAAAGGGTTTTACGAATGCTACATTTTTCTTTGGAGGTAAACGGAGTCTTATTTTTGGGTTCTGCTGAAGCACCGGGTGATTTAAGCGATGAGTTCTTTGTGATAGATGAAAAGAATAAATTGTATAGGAAGAAAAGAGATATTCGCTTTGTTCCTCTGGGACATAGTTATGACTATTCAATACCTTCGGTTCATCATAAAGCAAAGGTACAGGATAATACAAGGAAAGAACTTTATCTAAATACTGCATTTTCTCTCTACATGAAAAGTGAAGGTAATTCAGCCTTTTTTGTGAATCGTAATAATGAAATCATACATATACTGGCAGATGAATTGAAATTGCTAAAACTATTAGAAGGAGAACTCACAAGACATATAAATCATATTCTACTTTTGGACTTGAATGTACCGGTCAATACAGCTATCCATAGAGCCAGAAGAGAAAGACACAATGTGCAATATAGCGGGATTACTATCAATGTAAATGATTTGACCCAGAACTTAAATATCCAGGTAATGTTTCATGACCAGATTGGTGGAGAAGATGTTTTACTTGTGATTATTCAAGTCTCGAAATTGCAAAATAATTCTTTGGATAACCCAAAGATCTATGACCTTGATGATAATATAAGACAGAGGATTACAGAATTAGAGTTTGAATTACAACAAACAAGAGAAAACCTCCAAACTACTATTGAAGAGTTAGAAACTACTAATGAAGAACAACAGGCAACAAATGAAGAATTATTAGCTTCCAATGAGGAACTGCAAAGCACCAATGAAGAGTTACATTCTGTTAATGAAGAACTATATACGGTTAATACTGAATACCAGATAAAAATAAAACAACTAACAGAACTTACCAATGACATAGAAAACTTGCTTCGTAGCACGAATATTGGCGTAGTCTTTTTAGATAGAGAATTGAAAATACGAAAATTTACTCCGGCAGCGAGTATTGCTATAAATCTTTTAGAATCAGATATTAAGCGACCTCTAAAACATATAACTCATAATCTTGATTGTCCTGATTTAATACCTATTCTTAAATTAGCTTTGGATACTGAAAAAGCAATAGAAAAAGAAGTGCAGCTAATCAATAATAATGATATATTCTTAATGAGGGTGAATCCGTACAAGCGAGAAGATGGAATTTGTACCGGTCTTGTAATCTCTTTTATTAATATAAATGAGATTAAGAAAGTAGAAGAGCAACTTCAAAGAAGGACAAGGGAACTCGAAACCTTTTATAGTACTGCACCTTTAGGGCTTGCCCTCTTTGATATGGATAAACGCTTTATTCGGATGAACAATTTATTTAATAAAGTTAATAATACTTCTTCTTTTCAATATCTTGGAAAAACTCCCCGTGAGTTATTTGGTGAAATTGGAAAAGAGATTGAAAACTTATTAGAAAGTGTTAAGATGCTTAACAAACCTGTGTTTAACAAGGAAATTCAATATTTTGATAAAGATACTAATATATTAATTACCTGGCTATGCAATTGCTATCCGGCAGACCTCGCCGATGGGTACAAAGTAATCGGTTTTACTACTACGGATATTACAGAATTAAAAAATACTCAAGTAGCCTTATATAACTCCGAGTTAAGGTTTCGTCATGTTGTGGAAAATATCAGGGAAGTTCTGTTTGTTATTTCTCGTGATGGTCAGATGATCTATATAAATTCTTTATATGAAGAAATATGGGGAAAATCGCGTGAAAGTGTCTATAAAGAACCTGATTCCTGGTTTGAAGCGATAGATGGAGAAGACAGAGTCAGAATAAAAAATAGTCTTTATTTTCATTTAAAAAACGGAAAGGAAGTGGATGAAATTTTTAAAATAAGAGATGGTAAGGATAATCAACGCTGGATACAGATGAGAACCTATCCTGTTAAAGAAGGAGATGAATTCTTATATTTCGTTGGTATTGCTGAGGATATAACATCCAGAAAAAATTACGAAACTGAATTAAAGGAAGCAAAAGAATTAGCTCTTTCATCCAGTCGGGCTAAAACTGAGTTTTTAGCAAACATGAGTCATGAAATCAGAACTCCTATGAATGCGATATTAGGATATTCAGATATATTGTATTCTCAAATACATGAAGTTGAATATAAAGAGTATCTGGAGTCGATTAAGTCCAGTGGGAATATTTTGCTGGGTCTGATAAACGATATATTAGATATTACAAAAATAGAAACAGATAAAATGGAAATACATAAAGAACCGGTAAATATTTATAAAATTATTAATGAAATGAAAAATCTTTTTCACGGAAAGTTACAGGAAAAAGATCTTAAGTTCTATATTAATACTCCGGAAGAAGGATATTTAATATTTATTATGGATGAACTTCGGATGAGACAGATTTTTTTAAACTTGATAGGTAATGCTATAAAATTTACAGATGCCGGAAGTATAGAGGTTTCTTTGACTGTTTTGAATGTAGATTTAGCATATGATGGAAAAACGATAGCTGATATTGATATCCAAATAAAGGATACCGGGATTGGGATTCCGAAAGAAGAGCAGAATAGTATATTTGATATATTTAAACAGCATCCTTCTTTGGATAGAAAGAAATATGGTGGTACAGGCTTAGGTCTTTCAATCGTAAAGAAATTAATCGAAAAAATGAACGGGGAAATGAGTGTTGAAAGTGAAGAGGGGAAAGGAAGCAAGTTTATACTTCATTTTAAGGCAGTTGAAGTAGCTAGCCTATCTAAAGATGAAAAAAAAACCAGTAAGAATTTGAATCAGGATTTTTTAATAGGCAAGAGCATTTTAGTAGTAGATGATGTTACTTCCAATCGTGATGTAATTAGAGTTTATTTTAGGAAAAAAGATATAAAAATATTAGAATCATCTAATGGAATAAATGCCCTTGAAGTATTACAACAAGAAAAGGTAGACCTCATTCTTATGGACTTGAGGATGCCGGTGATGGATGGATATGAAACAATGAAACATATTCGTAATAGTGAAATATGGAAAAATATACCGGTAATTGCGCTAACAGCCTCTGTATTTGGAAGAGCCGGAGAAGATGAACTGATGAAATATGGTTTTAAAAGTGTTTTACAGAAACCTGTAATATTTGAAGAGCTATTAGAACAAATGAGAGAACTGTTTGCTGGATTATAA
- a CDS encoding response regulator: MNEFWYKLLFYDSIDFMFIINENGDFKEVNNITCTELGFNREEFKNLNITDIAPGFLQEIKSIFFSNKHTKPYLKFETNLHTCPGALIPVEVLVRNISKDNLEPLILITCRNITERKNYEARFEEALLKSQKAEKAKSEFLANMSHEIRTPLNAVLGYADLLKYVNDEEKKKEFLEGIDISAKTLLNLINDILEYSKLEAGKLTLNYKVVNLRDLFNEFLIIFKKYKFEKGIEFSVILDNNLPDYCNIDDTRLKQILLNLIGNAFKFTHEGSIKLVVICHYVSKKDFDLTIEIIDTGIGIQQDKQEEIFFSFNRQNANSKNNYEGTGLGLAITKNICQLFGGTIHVISSPNKGSTFSVFLPNIKEVKEPSNILVGNNILTYDFNQKAVLIVEDIDSNRFVIREFLKNYNLNLLDANNGKEALEIFSKHGSIDLILMDLQMPIMDGYTAIEEIRKLEIGKQVPIIALTAVYKEEDKSETLKKIQAYLQKPIKKNELLQEITKYLTESSPETVSIPKDYLELFRIVFSSKFHLVKAHLLNNEIEDFATELIEFANEHKLHELQKFSHRLYQSATNFKIEKMQSDFLSLNKYFV, translated from the coding sequence ATGAATGAATTCTGGTATAAACTTCTCTTTTACGATTCAATTGATTTTATGTTTATCATCAATGAAAATGGAGATTTTAAGGAAGTTAATAACATTACCTGTACCGAGCTGGGCTTTAATCGGGAAGAATTTAAGAATTTAAATATAACTGATATAGCTCCTGGTTTTTTACAGGAAATTAAATCTATTTTTTTTTCTAATAAGCATACAAAACCATATCTTAAGTTTGAAACAAACTTACATACCTGTCCGGGTGCCCTGATTCCAGTTGAAGTTCTTGTAAGAAACATTTCTAAGGATAATCTTGAACCACTAATATTGATTACCTGTAGGAATATTACGGAAAGAAAAAATTATGAAGCTCGCTTCGAAGAAGCTCTTCTGAAATCACAAAAAGCAGAAAAAGCTAAGTCCGAATTTTTGGCGAATATGAGTCATGAAATTAGGACCCCTTTAAATGCTGTATTGGGTTATGCCGATTTATTAAAATATGTCAACGATGAAGAAAAGAAAAAAGAATTTCTTGAAGGAATTGATATAAGTGCAAAAACTCTTTTAAACCTGATTAATGATATTTTAGAATATTCTAAATTAGAAGCAGGCAAATTGACATTGAATTATAAAGTAGTAAATCTTCGCGATCTATTCAATGAATTTTTAATAATCTTTAAAAAATATAAATTCGAAAAAGGAATCGAGTTTTCAGTAATCCTGGATAATAATTTACCGGATTATTGTAATATAGATGATACCAGGCTAAAACAAATTTTACTAAACCTGATTGGTAACGCATTTAAGTTCACTCATGAAGGAAGTATAAAATTAGTTGTAATCTGCCATTATGTTTCAAAGAAAGATTTTGATTTAACTATAGAAATCATTGACACGGGAATTGGTATTCAACAAGATAAACAGGAAGAAATCTTTTTTTCTTTTAATCGACAAAATGCAAATAGCAAAAATAACTACGAGGGAACAGGTCTTGGATTAGCTATCACAAAGAACATATGTCAACTATTCGGAGGTACTATACATGTTATCAGCAGTCCGAATAAAGGATCTACATTTTCTGTCTTTCTTCCGAATATCAAAGAAGTAAAAGAACCATCCAATATTTTAGTTGGAAATAATATTCTTACATACGATTTTAATCAAAAAGCAGTACTCATTGTTGAAGATATCGATTCCAATAGGTTTGTAATAAGGGAATTTTTAAAAAACTATAATTTAAATCTTCTTGATGCTAATAACGGAAAAGAAGCTCTTGAAATTTTTTCAAAACATGGAAGTATAGATCTTATCCTGATGGACCTTCAAATGCCAATTATGGATGGTTATACTGCCATTGAAGAGATAAGAAAACTCGAAATTGGAAAACAGGTTCCTATTATAGCTCTTACCGCAGTTTACAAAGAAGAAGATAAATCAGAGACCTTAAAAAAAATTCAAGCCTATCTTCAAAAACCGATCAAGAAAAATGAGTTACTTCAGGAAATTACGAAATACTTAACTGAATCATCTCCTGAAACGGTATCTATCCCGAAAGACTATCTTGAATTATTCAGAATTGTTTTCAGTTCCAAATTCCATTTAGTAAAGGCTCACTTACTAAATAATGAAATTGAAGATTTCGCAACAGAACTTATTGAATTTGCCAATGAACACAAACTACATGAACTACAAAAATTTAGCCACAGACTATATCAATCAGCAACGAATTTTAAAATTGAAAAAATGCAATCTGATTTTCTCTCTCTAAATAAATATTTTGTATAA